The following are encoded in a window of Onthophagus taurus isolate NC chromosome 3, IU_Otau_3.0, whole genome shotgun sequence genomic DNA:
- the LOC111422451 gene encoding serine/threonine-protein kinase mos: MATPIKMILSPKILSPIGNKVNSLLFIPTTQKSLNIPKIICTSPIQDNYSNNTIKIHVTRCKDHKKVLEINTPNKIDLLENGLAGFDFNILGRGSFGTVVKSTYKNKAVAVKIVKLRENKKVLNETFALNLNHKNVIKFHEIINYADKNYGIIIMEYADNFLHLESVINRHELDDLTIYKYSNDICAAIKYCQDNGIVHLDIKPRNILVNTDACVCKLCDFGNCYKMGLKENEFKYVFHGTISYTAPELLLGKSPTFKCDIFSFGVLLWQLMHRDTPYKGVEFELIIYRVVKFNLRPTSFINNQIFQPLYTKCWSTNPDERPTITEIINYLNQKFN; the protein is encoded by the exons atggCAACCCCAATAAAGATGATTTTAAGCCCAAAAATCTTATCTCCCATAGGAAATAAGGTAAAttccttattatttataccaACAACTCAAAAAAG tttaaacatTCCAAAGATTATTTGTACATCACCAATACAAGATAATTATAGTAATAACACGATAAAAATACACGTAACAAGATGTAAAGATCACAAAAAAGTCTTAGAAATTAATACACCAAATAAAATTGATCTTTTAGAAAATGGTCTCGCCGGTtttgattttaacattttgggtcGAGGTTCGTTTGGAACTGTGGTAAAAAGTACTTATAAAAACAAAGCGGTTGCCgttaaaatcgtaaaattaCGTGAAAATAAGAAAGTGTTGAATGAAACGTTTGCTTTGaatttaaatcataaaaacgtaattaaatttcacgaaattattaattacgcCGATAAAAATTATGGGATCATCATCATGGAATATGCTGATAACTTTCTGCACCTAGAAAGTGTTATTAATCGTCATGAATTGGATGATTTaacgatttataaatattctaATGATATTTGTGCTGCTATTAAATATTGCCAAGATAACGGAATTGTTCATTTAGATATTAAACCGAGAAATATTTTAGTAAACACTGATGCTTGTGTTTGTAAATTATGCGATTTtggaaattgttataaaatgggtttaaaagaaaatgagtTTAAATACGTATTTCAT GGAACTATTAGTTACACAGCTCCTGAATTACTTTTGGGGAAATCACCAACGTTTAAATgtgatatattttcatttgGAGTTCTACTTTGGCAATTAATGCATCGAGATACTCCATATAAAGGAgttgaatttgaattaattatttacagagtggttaaatttaatttaagaccaacgtcttttataaataatcaaatttttcaaccgtTATATACAAAGTGTTGGTCCACAAATCCCGATGAGAGGCCAACAATCAccgaaattataaattatttgaaccaaaaatttaattaa
- the LOC139429612 gene encoding uncharacterized protein, whose amino-acid sequence MKNVSKVVFLLSITQLCLFQSTQAQQNLQYVASQSATILFNIMKNPIGWESTLCPGVNGKSSITRPGFGVDLLTNVVKYVEATLAIISYNQNWAKHYCQHRMSRIQKGQVAK is encoded by the exons atgaaaaaCGTATCAAAAGTCGTATTTTTGTTATCGATTACACaattatgtttatttcaaTCAACCc AAGCTCAACAGAATTTGCAGTATGTGGCAAGTCAATCAGCAACGATTCTTTTTAACATAATGAAAAATCCGATTGGATGGGAATCAACTTTATGTCCtg GTGTTAATGGAAAATCTTCAATAACTCGCCCTGGTTTTGGTGTAGATCTTTTAACGAATGTCGTAAAATACGTTGAAGCAACTCTTGCCATCATTtcttataatcaaaattgGGCGAAGCATTATTGCCAACATAGAATGAGTCGTATTCAAAAAGGACAAGTagctaagtaa
- the LOC111422453 gene encoding barH-like 1 homeobox protein: MQEYKSFLIKDLLGDVLATSDTEDLVQTQRNDIDPSDSRLSSEESIINPTDSNESVKGRKPRRRRTAFTHAQLAYLERKFRCQKYLSVADRSDVADALNLSETQVKTWYQNRRTKWKRQNQLRLEQLRHQANVEKELLSTSSLRSSNEQQQPPCCPPVTMGRYTTQSPCSFLTTAAAAIFHNVTYVHGCQL; the protein is encoded by the exons ATGCAagaatataaatcatttttaatcaagGATTTGTTGGGGGATGTTTTGGCGACATCAG ATACCGAAGATTTGGTTCAAACCCAACGGAACGATATCGACCCGTCGGATTCTCGATTGAGTTCCGAAGAATCCATTATCAATCCGACAGATTCTAATGAATCCGTAAAAGGACGAAAACCCCGTCGACGAAGAACCGCGTTCACCCACGCTCAATTGGCATATTTGGAGCGAAAATTTCGGTGTCAAAAATATCTTTCAGTAGCTGATAGAAGCGATGTGGCCGACGCTTTAAATCTATCAGAAACTCAAGTAAAAACATGGTATCAAAATagaag GACAAAATGGAAAAGGCAAAACCAATTGAGATTGGAACAATTAAGGCATCAAGCGAATGTTGAAAAGGAGTTGCTTTCGACGAGCTCATTAAGATCTTCAAACGAACAACAACAACCACCTTGTTGCCCTCCAGTTACCATGGGTAGATACACAACTCAAAGTCCGTGCAGCTTTTTGACCACTGCAGCAGCTGCTATTTTTCACAATGTCACTTATGTTCATGGATGccaattataa